The proteins below come from a single Alnus glutinosa chromosome 9, dhAlnGlut1.1, whole genome shotgun sequence genomic window:
- the LOC133876798 gene encoding uncharacterized protein LOC133876798: MAPRRYPVRNENYGNHRHGNRDDEFPPPPPPFNDGVNSALAQFMAETTRQFAEVVARIPQPAAQWEQVGCTLLDFASQQFRLFDGTQGPLVAKAWIMDIQLLHETLGCTDEQKVRYTGLRITDEAARWWKSKKGLLGIELGHGVAIPWDRFVEEFNERFFPRAQRQMLAIEFQNLVQGAMTVEQYSSRFIELARFGLNLIPNEESKAERFENGLNPRIKERFMCHEIRDFVKLVDIASIAERGMRESSAAYELKRRAASQVTYPSK, from the coding sequence ATGGCACCTCGACGTTACCCCGTTCGTAACGAAAACTACGGAAACCATCGTCATGGCAACCGTGATGACGAAttcccacctccacctccaccatttaATGATGGAGTGAATTCGGCCTTAGCACAATTTATGGCTGAAACTACTAGGCAGTTTGCCGAAGTAGTGGCAAGAATTCCACAGCCTGCCGCCCAATGGGAACAAGTAGGTTGCACTCTACTCGATTTCGCTAGCCAGCAATTTCGTCTATTTGATGGAACACAGGGACCGTTAGTAGCTAAAGCCTGGATTATGGATATCCAGCTATTGCATGAGACACTGGGCTGTACTGATGAGCAAAAGGTTAGGTATACTGGACTAAGGATAACTGATGAAGCTGCAAGATGGTGGAAGTCTAAAAAAGGACTCTTAGGAATAGAGTTGGGACATGGAGTTGCTATCCCTTGGGATAGGTTTGTAGAAGAATTCAATGAGCGCTTCTTTCCGAGGGCACAAAGGCAGATGCTGGCCATCGAATTCCAGAATCTGGTACAAGGCGCTATGACGGTAGAGCAATATTCCTCTAGGTTTATTGAACTAGCAAGGTTTGGCCTCAACCTAATCCCGaatgaagaatcaaaggcaGAACGTTTCGAAAATGGCCTTAATCCTCGTATTAAGGAAAGATTCATGTGCCATGAAATCAGAGACTTTGTCAAACTGGTCGATATAGCATCAATTGCTGAAAGAGGAATGCGCGAATCATCCGCCGCTTATGAACTAAAGAGGCGAGCAGCGTCGCAGGTGACATACCCATCCAAATGA
- the LOC133876797 gene encoding uncharacterized mitochondrial protein AtMg00860-like, producing MPFGVTNAPSVFMDLMNRVFHMYLDLFVVVFIDDILIYSTNHQEHGEHLKTVLNVLRERQLFAKLKKCEFWMEKVPFLGHVISKDGIAVDPSKVEVVVNWERPTNVHEIRSFLGLAGYYRRFVEGFSNPSDPLTTLTKKNAHFQWNDKCEASFQELKKRLVTAPVLVLPREFEKFVVFSDASLKGLGCVLMQQDKVIAYASR from the coding sequence ATGCCTTTTGGGGTGACTAACGCACCGTCAGTATTTATGGATCTAATGAATCGTGTTTTCCATATGTACCTCGATTTGTTTGTAGTTgtgtttattgatgatattttaatttactcgaCTAATCATCAAGAGCACGGGGAGCATCTGAAAACAGTACTAAATGTTCTAAGGGAAAGGCAGTTATTTGCTAAACTCAAGAAATGCGAATTTTGGATGGAGAAAGTTCCATTCTTAGGGCACgttatctcaaaagatggaatagCAGTTGATCCTAGCAAAGTTGAGGTTGTCGTCAATTGGGAGCGGCCAACCAACGTCCATGAAATCCGCAGCTTTCTTGGATTGGCAGGTTACTACCGAAGATTCGTAGAAGGTTTTTCCAATCCTTCCGACCCTTTGACCACCCTCACTAAGAAGAACGCTCATTTTCAATGGAACGATAAGTGCGAAGCAAGCTTTCAAGAGCTGAAAAAGAGGTTAGTAACTGCACCTGTCCTTGTACTGCCAAGAGAGTTTGAGAAATTCGTAGTTTTTAGTGATGCCTCTCTTAAAGGACTAGGGTGCGTACTCATGCAACAAGATAAAGTTATAGCTTACGCCTCTAGATAG